The Candidatus Hydrogenedentota bacterium genome has a segment encoding these proteins:
- a CDS encoding phytanoyl-CoA dioxygenase family protein, which translates to MLSQAQREFYEEHGYLHVPGVFSSEEIGAMEEHLHVLLKDWAQTDIGWTGPWRKAYMDEETEKQSKLTHLHDLHFYSDAWSRAMHNPRLVGTLLDLLGPNVELHHTTLHLKPPETGHPFPLHQDDAFYPHEDGRYIDVLVHLDDTRHENGEIRFTAGSHKAGRLPHITETPEGPCTPHLPVDRYRLEDTVPVPAKRGDIVLFNIFTIHGSHINQTDRMRRLVRCGFRDPANRQLDGQSVGRPGIMVHGLRPCAPGQKPFPEEAIA; encoded by the coding sequence ATGTTGTCGCAGGCCCAACGCGAGTTTTACGAAGAGCACGGCTACCTCCACGTACCCGGGGTCTTTTCCAGCGAGGAGATCGGCGCCATGGAAGAGCACCTGCACGTCCTCCTCAAGGACTGGGCCCAGACCGATATCGGCTGGACCGGCCCCTGGCGCAAGGCCTACATGGACGAGGAAACCGAAAAGCAGTCGAAACTCACCCACCTGCACGATCTGCACTTCTACTCCGACGCCTGGAGCCGCGCCATGCACAATCCGCGTCTCGTGGGGACGCTCTTGGACCTGCTCGGCCCCAACGTCGAGCTGCACCACACCACGCTCCACCTCAAGCCGCCGGAGACGGGGCACCCCTTCCCGCTCCACCAGGACGACGCCTTCTACCCGCACGAGGATGGGCGCTACATTGACGTGCTGGTGCACCTCGACGATACCCGCCACGAGAACGGGGAGATCCGGTTCACCGCCGGCAGCCACAAGGCGGGCCGCCTCCCGCACATCACGGAGACCCCCGAAGGCCCCTGCACCCCGCACCTCCCCGTGGACCGGTATCGCCTTGAGGACACCGTCCCCGTGCCCGCGAAGCGCGGCGACATCGTTCTCTTCAATATCTTCACCATCCATGGGAGCCACATCAACCAGACCGATCGCATGCGCCGGCTTGTGCGCTGCGGGTTCCGCGATCCCGCGAACCGGCAACTTGACGGCCAGAGTGTCGGGCGTCCCGGAATCATGGTCCACGGCCTGCGCCCCTGCGCCCCCGGACAGAAACCCTTCCCGGAAGAAGCGATAGCCTGA
- a CDS encoding SpoIIE family protein phosphatase has protein sequence MAAQRKPVHLLVVDDEPDLESLIRQKFRKKINEGAYTISFAGNGQQALDLLDREENVDVIVTDINMPVMDGLTLLARLAEREGMYKAVVISAYGDLDNIRLAMNRGAFDFVTKPIDFADLEITIEKTIGEVAKLRQGLEATRSLISVQQELAVAARIQEAILPKTFPPFPERGEIEIYAAMTPARQVGGDFYDFFFIDEHRLAFVIGDVSGKGVPAALFMAVCRTLIKATALHGDGTDDCLNGVNGILCGDNSAGLFVTVFYAVLDTRTGEVSYTNAGHNPPYWLRNNGAPPEALANQGGVVLGVMPDACYTRSTLTLAPGESLFLYTDGVTEAMDQDHAMFCDTRLGEHLANHHGAPLEEITRGLADVIERFTRNYPQHDDITTLGVRYNGNA, from the coding sequence ATCGCGGCGCAGCGCAAACCGGTACACCTGCTGGTGGTGGACGACGAGCCGGATCTGGAGTCGTTGATCCGGCAGAAGTTCCGTAAGAAGATCAACGAGGGCGCGTACACCATTTCCTTCGCCGGCAATGGCCAGCAGGCGCTCGACCTGCTCGACCGCGAAGAGAATGTCGACGTCATCGTTACGGATATCAACATGCCGGTGATGGACGGGCTCACGCTGCTCGCGCGCCTGGCCGAGCGGGAGGGCATGTACAAGGCGGTGGTGATTTCGGCCTACGGCGATCTGGACAACATCCGCCTGGCGATGAACCGGGGGGCATTCGACTTCGTGACGAAACCGATCGACTTTGCGGATCTGGAGATCACGATCGAGAAGACAATCGGCGAGGTCGCGAAACTGCGGCAGGGCCTGGAGGCCACGCGCAGCCTGATCTCGGTGCAGCAGGAGCTCGCGGTAGCGGCGCGGATTCAGGAGGCGATTCTCCCGAAAACTTTCCCCCCCTTTCCGGAGCGCGGCGAGATTGAGATTTACGCCGCCATGACGCCCGCCCGCCAGGTGGGCGGCGATTTCTACGATTTCTTCTTCATTGACGAGCACCGGCTCGCATTCGTGATTGGCGATGTCTCCGGCAAGGGGGTGCCCGCGGCGCTGTTCATGGCGGTCTGCCGCACGCTGATCAAGGCCACGGCGCTGCATGGCGATGGCACGGACGACTGCCTGAATGGCGTTAACGGAATCCTTTGCGGGGACAATTCGGCGGGACTGTTCGTGACGGTGTTTTACGCGGTGCTCGACACGCGGACGGGCGAGGTAAGTTACACGAATGCCGGTCATAATCCGCCCTACTGGCTGCGCAACAACGGCGCGCCACCCGAAGCGCTCGCGAATCAGGGCGGGGTCGTGCTGGGCGTCATGCCCGACGCCTGCTACACACGGTCGACGTTGACGCTGGCCCCCGGCGAGAGCCTGTTTCTTTACACTGACGGAGTGACCGAGGCGATGGATCAGGACCACGCGATGTTTTGCGACACGCGGCTCGGCGAGCATCTGGCCAATCATCACGGCGCGCCGCTGGAAGAGATCACGCGCGGGCTTGCGGATGTCATCGAGCGCTTTACCCGGAATTACCCGCAGCATGACGATATTACGACGCTGGGGGTGCGCTACAACGGGAACGCGTAG